In the genome of Ignavibacteriales bacterium, one region contains:
- a CDS encoding SpoIIE family protein phosphatase, whose translation MSEVDGLRVKRNLTALIDFSRIINSSLDLNFITNNVLLTCMGKFLATKGMIALSLDGKIVLKNYKGISEEVKDNFPDLVATDECIDSKGFRDYLFENGFFAVEKIHSSNECVGLVCLGEKLNKSSYTKDDLEFLRTILNISASAIQNSLVIDELKKVNRALDSRIQRLNALFELSKEFGLFSESTKVAKLLVYSVIGQFLISKFAVVLFDNEDIQLLESKFDNDALINSIKKYGFNKLSNSITKKEITSTYTELEKQNIEIIVPMQLQGQTKGLIILGNRIHKLEYTPSDIEFIYSVGSLAIISLENKRLFVEALDKQKLEEELEIARDIQRNLLPHSIPDFRSFDIAAMNLSSKQVGGDYYDIIPLDDKTFCVAIADVSGKGVPAALLMANIQAFLKIICRHGMNLDEATALINDLITENTSDGKFITFCWGILEEDKKTLNYVNAGHNPPLLIRNGKIQKLEKGGLILGVMKTFRPYETELIQLQPDDVIVMFTDGITEAMNKVGDEFSDERLEALVIKNTDKNAAEILYTIQQEVKNFATGALQSDDITLIVIKVNGETETKGISA comes from the coding sequence ATGAGTGAAGTTGACGGACTAAGAGTAAAGAGAAATCTAACCGCCTTAATTGACTTTAGCCGGATCATTAACTCCAGCCTTGATCTAAATTTTATTACAAACAACGTTCTTCTTACATGTATGGGAAAATTCCTTGCTACAAAAGGAATGATTGCGCTTAGCCTTGACGGAAAAATCGTTCTGAAAAATTATAAAGGAATTTCGGAAGAAGTAAAAGATAACTTTCCAGACCTTGTTGCAACAGATGAATGTATCGACAGCAAGGGGTTCCGTGACTACCTGTTCGAGAATGGTTTTTTTGCTGTTGAAAAGATACACTCATCAAATGAATGTGTTGGACTGGTCTGCCTTGGAGAAAAACTTAATAAATCATCATATACAAAAGATGATCTTGAATTTTTACGGACAATCCTGAATATTTCAGCATCAGCAATACAAAATTCACTCGTCATTGACGAACTGAAAAAAGTAAACCGCGCACTTGATTCACGTATTCAAAGATTGAACGCTCTGTTTGAGCTTAGTAAAGAGTTCGGACTTTTTTCTGAAAGTACTAAAGTCGCCAAGCTATTAGTTTATTCGGTTATAGGACAATTCCTTATCTCGAAATTTGCAGTTGTTCTTTTTGATAATGAAGATATACAACTGCTCGAATCAAAATTTGATAATGATGCTTTGATAAACTCAATAAAAAAATATGGGTTTAATAAACTGAGCAATTCAATAACAAAAAAAGAAATTACCAGCACATATACAGAACTGGAAAAACAAAATATTGAGATCATCGTTCCGATGCAGCTGCAGGGGCAGACAAAGGGTTTGATCATTTTAGGAAACAGGATTCATAAACTTGAATACACTCCGTCAGATATTGAATTCATATATTCTGTCGGAAGCCTTGCAATAATTTCGTTAGAGAATAAAAGATTATTTGTTGAAGCACTTGATAAACAAAAACTTGAAGAAGAGCTTGAAATAGCCAGGGACATTCAGCGAAACTTACTGCCTCATTCAATACCTGATTTCAGAAGTTTTGATATTGCGGCAATGAATCTTTCCTCAAAACAGGTCGGTGGTGATTATTACGATATCATTCCGCTTGATGATAAAACTTTTTGCGTTGCAATTGCAGATGTATCCGGGAAAGGCGTTCCGGCTGCTTTACTTATGGCAAACATACAGGCATTCTTAAAAATAATCTGCCGGCATGGGATGAACCTTGATGAAGCAACTGCATTAATAAATGATCTTATTACAGAAAACACTTCCGACGGAAAATTTATAACATTCTGCTGGGGAATACTTGAAGAAGATAAAAAGACACTCAATTATGTTAACGCTGGTCACAACCCTCCGCTGCTGATACGAAATGGAAAAATTCAAAAACTTGAAAAGGGCGGATTAATTCTTGGAGTCATGAAAACGTTCAGACCTTATGAAACTGAACTTATTCAACTGCAGCCAGATGATGTGATTGTAATGTTCACGGATGGCATAACTGAAGCGATGAATAAAGTAGGTGATGAGTTTTCAGATGAAAGACTTGAAGCACTCGTGATTAAAAATACCGATAAAAACGCAGCGGAGATTCTGTACACAATCCAGCAGGAAGTTAAAAACTTCGCGACGGGAGCGCTGCAGTCCGATGATATAACATTGATTGTAATAAAAGTAAATGGTGAAACTGAAACCAAAGGAATATCGGCATGA
- a CDS encoding SpoIIE family protein phosphatase, whose product MKANLLHLRKNSRFRLFIGIVTALFFYKIFLIKNESLVTSFIGELLILCTIITLTFYLTEIIRSRKINPLSVVLNIGILNAVLFFIITFSGDLLSGLFGNIEAKLNRPGLFFSIILFAYVLFVIVSVSYIFLSFRELFYFKQKRNVSVYFNTMVVFFVLASLTTILDSNADLSFISNTFLIVSIILVSINSIRISWIAFIIKKEKISLLILSVIISALFIVNLVNSNDANSHTKLLSAYSPALSKFLQIILIYGAVYFSVLFFTTLFHIPTAEAFDRKAQEVSSLQFFSKLITRVLDFSELGETVADLAIRICNAHSAWVIWNDGGELKTLSYKNIGYVDAELITNFFLSTKRKGDINSTVTLNLAKIENRESLNEKYNQASVSPLKTHNEIKGYLITLKKDDQIFDEEDKNALDTFADYASVAFENSRLLEESIEKERMERELDVAREIQRKILPSQNPYYKGILISSVFIPAFEVGGDYYDFFNISQNKMGFVIADVSGKGISAAFIMAEMKGVFESLSHTISSPKNILVKANHILKNSLDKKSFISAAYGVIDLDDGVLTLARAGHCPVLLIRNGNVERLRPSGIGLGLDFTANFEMQLDEIKIELNENDLLILYTDGITEAKNSEMEDFGENHFEKILIENADHDLDIISNKVIKEITLFSTNNSQHDDISLVILKWKKQFIKNESGSLPGLNKMEKKNVGI is encoded by the coding sequence ATGAAAGCGAATCTCCTTCATTTAAGGAAGAACTCACGGTTCCGTCTGTTTATCGGAATAGTCACTGCTTTGTTCTTTTATAAAATATTTCTAATCAAAAATGAATCTTTAGTCACGTCTTTCATTGGTGAATTATTAATTCTTTGTACAATTATAACCCTCACATTTTATCTTACTGAAATTATCCGGTCAAGAAAAATTAATCCTCTTTCTGTGGTATTGAATATCGGTATCCTTAATGCCGTTTTATTTTTTATCATAACATTCTCTGGAGATTTGTTATCCGGTCTATTTGGAAATATTGAAGCAAAATTAAATCGACCCGGGTTATTTTTCTCAATTATACTTTTTGCTTATGTGCTATTTGTAATAGTCTCTGTTAGCTACATTTTTCTTTCATTCAGAGAATTGTTTTACTTTAAGCAAAAGCGGAATGTAAGTGTGTATTTCAATACAATGGTTGTGTTCTTTGTATTAGCATCACTAACAACCATTCTTGATTCAAACGCGGACCTGTCATTTATCAGCAATACATTTTTGATAGTATCGATTATTCTTGTTTCAATTAATTCGATCAGGATTTCGTGGATTGCATTCATCATAAAAAAAGAAAAAATATCACTCCTGATTTTATCCGTAATTATCTCTGCGCTTTTCATAGTTAACCTTGTTAATTCTAATGATGCAAATTCACATACAAAATTATTATCGGCATATAGTCCCGCACTATCAAAATTTTTACAGATAATTTTGATTTACGGTGCCGTCTATTTCAGTGTTTTATTTTTTACGACTTTATTTCACATACCAACAGCTGAAGCTTTTGACAGGAAAGCACAGGAAGTATCATCGCTTCAGTTTTTCAGTAAACTTATAACAAGAGTACTGGATTTCAGTGAACTTGGAGAAACTGTTGCTGACCTTGCCATACGCATTTGCAACGCGCATTCTGCCTGGGTAATCTGGAATGACGGTGGTGAATTAAAAACTCTGTCGTATAAAAATATTGGTTATGTGGATGCGGAACTGATCACAAATTTTTTCCTTTCAACAAAAAGAAAAGGCGATATAAATTCTACTGTGACTTTGAACCTTGCAAAAATTGAAAACAGGGAATCACTGAATGAAAAGTATAATCAGGCATCTGTTTCACCTTTAAAAACCCATAACGAAATTAAAGGCTACCTTATCACATTAAAAAAAGATGACCAGATTTTTGATGAAGAAGACAAAAATGCACTTGATACATTTGCCGATTACGCGTCAGTAGCATTTGAAAATTCCAGGCTGCTGGAGGAATCAATCGAAAAAGAAAGAATGGAACGTGAACTTGATGTGGCAAGAGAGATCCAGAGAAAAATTCTTCCGTCGCAGAATCCATATTACAAAGGCATTCTTATCTCATCCGTATTTATTCCGGCATTTGAGGTGGGAGGGGATTATTATGACTTCTTCAATATCAGTCAAAATAAAATGGGATTTGTAATCGCTGATGTTTCTGGAAAAGGAATTTCAGCAGCTTTTATAATGGCTGAAATGAAAGGCGTGTTTGAATCGTTATCACACACAATCAGCAGTCCGAAAAATATTTTAGTTAAAGCCAATCATATACTGAAGAATTCACTCGATAAAAAAAGTTTTATCAGTGCAGCATACGGTGTTATCGATCTGGACGATGGAGTGCTGACCCTTGCACGTGCAGGACACTGTCCCGTATTATTAATACGCAACGGAAACGTTGAACGTCTAAGACCCTCAGGAATTGGGCTTGGACTTGACTTTACAGCCAACTTTGAAATGCAGCTTGATGAAATTAAAATTGAGCTGAATGAAAACGATCTGCTGATCCTTTACACTGACGGTATCACCGAGGCAAAAAATTCGGAGATGGAAGATTTTGGTGAAAATCATTTTGAAAAGATACTGATTGAAAATGCTGACCACGATCTTGATATAATCTCGAATAAAGTGATAAAAGAAATAACACTATTTTCAACAAATAATTCTCAGCACGATGACATATCTTTAGTTATTTTGAAATGGAAAAAACAATTTATTAAAAACGAATCGGGTAGCTTGCCCGGCTTAAATAAAATGGAGAAGAAGAATGTCGGAATTTAG
- a CDS encoding STAS domain-containing protein: MSEFSTMVSDKGDVSIIYLKGYLDAHTAPALENTFASLIDKGRYSTVVNFKDLAYISSAGLGVFMAFIEKMRENKGDIKLTNMTDKVYNIFDLLGFPLLYEIFKTEDEALTKFNEIKKSEK, translated from the coding sequence ATGTCGGAATTTAGCACAATGGTTTCGGATAAAGGTGATGTGAGTATAATTTACCTCAAGGGCTATCTTGATGCACACACAGCACCTGCTTTGGAAAATACCTTTGCATCTCTTATAGATAAGGGTCGATACTCTACAGTCGTAAACTTTAAGGACCTTGCATACATTAGCAGCGCCGGTCTTGGAGTATTTATGGCTTTTATCGAAAAAATGAGAGAGAATAAAGGTGACATAAAACTTACAAATATGACCGATAAGGTATATAATATTTTTGATCTGCTCGGTTTTCCTTTGTTGTATGAAATCTTTAAAACTGAAGATGAAGCACTCACTAAATTTAACGAGATAAAGAAAAGTGAAAAGTGA
- a CDS encoding ATP-binding protein yields MKSDKKKALRKELVVKSKTDNLSKIRDFLFTAAKEIGFTSDAIDNMTLAVDEACTNIIKHAYKSHPDGEIIIRLLYAEGKLTITIIDYGTAFEPDTIPPPDLKKYYQQHRVGGLGMYLMKTLMDEVKYVSIPGKYNQVLLSKNLNTPG; encoded by the coding sequence GTGAAAAGTGATAAGAAAAAAGCTTTACGCAAAGAGCTTGTAGTTAAAAGTAAAACCGATAATCTTTCAAAGATCAGGGATTTTCTGTTTACCGCCGCAAAGGAAATCGGGTTTACTTCAGATGCTATAGATAATATGACACTTGCTGTTGATGAAGCCTGTACGAATATTATCAAGCATGCATATAAATCACATCCTGACGGAGAAATCATCATCCGGCTACTTTATGCTGAAGGCAAACTTACCATAACGATTATTGATTACGGTACTGCGTTTGAACCCGACACAATTCCTCCGCCTGATCTTAAAAAATATTATCAGCAGCACAGAGTCGGAGGACTCGGAATGTACCTGATGAAAACTCTGATGGACGAAGTGAAGTATGTTTCAATCCCCGGGAAATATAACCAGGTTCTTTTGTCTAAAAACTTAAATACTCCGGGTTAA